In one Lycorma delicatula isolate Av1 chromosome 5, ASM4794821v1, whole genome shotgun sequence genomic region, the following are encoded:
- the LOC142325735 gene encoding uncharacterized protein LOC142325735 produces the protein MAVYNPIAELRFQAQWKEMERKNQKIKMKWFEKNYERVYLNPSLPLDKVPKRATKLYEELVKQRQERFEVERKERREYQKSTPLPPLLEEDKIGIDVDDLLKKGPMYPVPDDVKVKLYKGTSHNDEGRIHYLRIRNKLPPEEKFYQPVTTTQLLGWKIQERSSPFIRYGKRAVVQQSFTRRNGALKFDSDYWRQPYSSVVTR, from the exons ATGGCAGTATACAATCCGATAGCCGAATTAAGATTTCAAGCACAATGGAAGGAGATGgaaaggaaaaatcaaaaaataaaaatgaaatggttCGAAAAGAATTATGAACGTGTGTATTTGAATCCTTCCTTACCTTTAGACAAAGTTCCCAAAAGAGCAACAAAGTTATATGAAGAATTAGTTAAACAAAGACAAGAACGATTTGAAGTAGAAAGGAAAGAACGCAGAGAATATCAGAAATCAACCCCACTACCTCCACTTTTGGAAGAAGATAAGATAGGAATAGATGTTGatgatttactgaaaaaaggGCCAATGTACCCGGTTCCAGACGATGTCAAAGTTAAACTTTATAAAG GTACCAGTCATAACGACGAAGGTAGAATCCATTATTTACggataagaaataaattaccaccggaagaaaaattttatcaaccTGTTACAACGACACAACTATTGGGCTGGAAAATACAGGAAAGAAGTTCACCGTTTATACGTTACGGTAAAAGGGCAGTCGTACAACAAAGTTTCACTAGAAGGAATGGCGCTCTAAAATTTGATTCTGATTACTGGAGGCAGCCTTATTCAAGTGTTGTTACACGTTGA